CGAACGAGGACGACCTCCTGGAGGTCGACGGCGTCGGCCAGGTGACCGCCGAGCGCATCCGGGAGGTCATCGGGAGCCAGTACGAGCCGTGAGCGAGGCCGTTCGCGCCGCCGTCGGGAAGACCTTCCCGGGGCTGGTCGTCACGCTCCTCGTCCTCGTGGTCGGGCAGGTGTTCGACCTGCACTGGAGCGTGGGCTACGGCGCGGCACTGGTGGCGTTCACCCTCTGGATGCTCTGGTTCGTCGTGACGTTCGTGCGCTGGTGGGAGGAAGGCGAGACGTAGATTACCGGCGGAGGGTACTGAGCGCCTCGGCGGCCTCCTTCACCGCGGCGAGGCACTCGCGGGCGCGGGCGGGGTCGTCCGTGTTCGCGGCGGCGTCGCTGAAGTAGCGGATGGTCTCGGCGATGCTGGCCTCGGCCTCGCCGAACTCGCCGGCGAGGGAGGCACCCGCGGCGGAGCGGTCGACCTGCCGGGGCTCGGCGCCTGTCGCCCCGGCACCGGCACCGACCGAACCGGCCTGCCGGCCGGGGGTGGCGCCGGTCGCGACCGGCTGCTGCGCGCTCGACTGGTCGGCGGTCGCAGGGTCGGCTACCGTCTCACCGTCGGCCTCGGAGACGTTTGCTTGCTGTGCGTCCTGTGCCTGCCCTGCACGCTGGGCCTGCTGGTCTGCGGCCTGCTGTTGCTGTGCTTGCTGCTGTGCCTGCTGTTGCTGGGCCTGCTGGCGCTGGGCCTCCTGGGCCGCGTTCTGGCAGCTCGGGCAGAACTCCTGGCCCTGGTAGCGGAAGATGGGGTCGCCGCAGGTGTCGCAGTGCTGGTTCGTCATCGTCGCACCCTGCAGGAGGAGTTCGCTCATCCGCTGTGTCGACTTGCGGTCCTCCTCGTCCTTGGCGAACTTCTCGCGCAACTTCTCTCGCTCTGCCTCCTTGTCGAACTCGCTCATGTCGGGAGGGAGGACCGTGAGAGAGGAAAGTCCTGCGGACCGTTCAGACGGGTACTATCGCGTGCAGGACGTCCCCGGCTCGCGCCCCGGGAGCATCGGAGTCCAACCCGGTGACCGGATGTCCGGTTTCGTCTCGTCTCGGTCGGCTGGACTGCCCGAACGTCCCGGACAGCGCGGCGTGGAACCGGTATCGGCGCGGGCGTAGCACTGCCGACTTCGACACGTTTAACCGGGAATCGAGAGCAGTTTCGAGTGTTATGGCGAAAGTTAGCGTAGTCGGCGCGGCCGGCACCGTCGGGGCCGCCGCAGGCTACAACCTCGCGCTTCGTGACGTGGTCGACGAACTCGTCTTCGTGGACATCCCGGACAAGGAGGACGAGACGGTGGGCCAGGCCGCGGACGCCAACCACGGCATCGCGTACGACTCCAACACGACCGTCCGCCAGGGCACCTACGCGGACACGGCGGGCTCGGACGTCGTCGTCATCACGGCCGGCATCCCGCGCCAGCCCGGCCAGACCCGCATCGACCTCGCGGGCGACAACGCGCCCATCATGGAGGACATCGGCTCCTCGCTCGCCGAGCACAACGACGACTTCATCACGGTGACGACCTCGAACCCGGTCGACCTGCTCAACCGCCACCTCTACGAGGCCGGCGACCGCGACCGGAACAAGGTCATCGGCTTCGGTGGCCGACTCGACTCCGCGCGCTTCCGCTACGTGCTCTCCGAGCGCTTCGACACGCAGGTCCAGAACGTCGAGGCGACCATCCTGGGCGAGCACGGCGACGCGCAGGTCCCGGTCTTCTCGAAGGTCCGCGTCGACGGCCGCGACCCCGAGTTCTCCGACGACGAGAAGGAGGAGATCCTCGGCGACCTGAAGGAGTCCGCGATGAACGTCATCGAGCGCAAGGGCGCGACCGAGTGGGGCCCGGCGACGGGCGTCGCCCACATGGTCGAGGCCATCCTGCGCGACACCGGCGAGGTCCTGCCGGCGTCGGTCAAGCTACAGGGCGAGTTCGGGCACGACGACGTCGGCCTGGGCGTCCCGGTCAAGCTCGGCAGCGACGGTGTCGAGGAGATCGTCGAGTGGGACCTCTCCCAGCTGGAGCGTGACCAGCTCGGTGAGGCCGCCGAGAAGCTCTCCGACCAGTACGAGAAGATCTCGTAACGACGCGGTCTCAGTTCTCGCGTTCGCCGGGCGACCGCCGCTCGGCGATACTGCCGTTCGCACGCGTCTCGATAGCGTCCGGAACCTGTTCACCGACCAGTTCCGCCCACTCTCGGATGCGGGCCGTGCGGTTGTCTCCCGACATGGTATCTACGAGATACGTCAACATGGATGTGCATAACTTTTTTCTCGCTGCCGCGACACGTTCGCCGGGTCACCAGACGCCCTGCTGCCGGTCGAGCACCGAGACGACGACGACGTGGGGCAGCGTGAGCACGGCCAGGAGGACGAGGTAGACCGCGAGGGCCCCGTCGAGGCCGGCGGGGGTCCGCGGGACCGCGATGGCGATACCGGCCATGATGGCGATGGCGGCCGCGGTCGTCGGGAGCGCGTCGCGGGCGAAGCGACGGAACGCGCCGACGAGGTCGTCCCGGGCGAGCGAGGCGACCGCGGTCTCGTCGAGGCCGACGACCCGGACGACGTGGCGCAGCGAGTGCCAGAGACAGAAGTACAGCCCGATGGCGAGGATGGGTGGCACGAGCGCGAAGAAGCCGGTGAGGAGCGCGATCTCGACGCCGTCTCGCTTCCAGGTGGTGGTGTCGGGCGAGCGCGCGCCGAGTACGAGCGAGGCGACGACGATGGCGGCGAAGCCGACGGCGACCCCGAGCCTGGCGTCGGCCGAGAACGCCCACGCGACGCTACTGGCGTCGGTCCCGAACAGTTCGACCGTGATGGCGACGACGCGCTGGTAGGCGTCCGGGAAGGCGACCAGCGGGACGAGCATCGGGAGCGCCCCGCGGACCGCGACCGTCAGGAGGCGGTGGAGCGGCGTGGTCGGGTACGCGCCCTCCGAGAGAACGTGCAGGCAGTAGAGGTCGCCCTGCCCCCAGTGGGCCCACGTCAGGAGGATGAAGAACGTGAACGCGGCGACCGGCGCGACGAACCAGGCGAGCAGGTAGAGACCGCCGAGGACGGCGTAGAGGGCGGAGACGGCGACGACGGACCGGCGGACCGAGATTCCGGTACCCAGCCGCGCCAGCACGAGGTGGTCGACCGCACCGTGTGGGAGGCCGAGGACGAGGACGCTCACCAGCAGCGGGAGGTACTCGGCCCACGGCGGGACCGAGAGCCCGAGCGCGAACGGGACGGCCGCGAGCCCGAGCAGGAGCCACTCCGGGCGCAGGAGCCGGTCGACCGTCCGTCTGACCGGCTGGGGGACCGCTACAGCCATCGGTCGACCACCCAGTGATAGAGGACGATGCCCTGGACGACGAGCAGGGTCGTGACGAGGAAGAACAGCATCTCCTCGACAGGCAGGCCGAAGAGGCCGAGCCCGGTCGTGTGGTCGGGCGAGATGGTCCAGATGCCGAGCCGGATGGCGTACCAGTCGACCGCCCAGAGGTACGCCACGGGGAAGGCGACGACCGGCGCGAGGTCGCGCCGCGCCGCCCAGAGGTAGTGCCCGCCGACGGCCCACTGCAGGGCCAGGACGGGGGCGGCCCACGCGAGGATGGCGCCGAGGTAGTACGTCGACGGGACGGTCAGGGCGGCCGCGCCGAGTGCGGCGAGGACCAGCCAGCCGACGGTCCCCACGAGGCGTGCCCGTCGCGGCAGCGGTTCCTCGGGGTGGACCGGCGGCCAGCGGAGGGTGTAGAACCACAGGGCGGCGAGGACCGGCTGGAAGGCCATGAACAGGTACTCCTCGAGCGGGGCGAGGCCGATGGTGAGCACGACCGCGCCCTGGCCGTACCACCAGACGCCCTGCCCGATGAGGTAGTTGTCCCACGGTGTCGTGTATGCGAGTGCGACGACCACCATGAGGACGGTGGGGACCAGCCCCTCGCGGGGGAGGGGCAGTCCCCGCCGCCACGACGCGACCGAGAGGCCGAAGATAGGTGCCACTACGAACAGCAGCAGGAAGGCCGCGTAGGTCAGGGTGGTCGTCATCGTCTGGATATAGGTGACGTTGGTAGTTGGCGTAGACGGTGCGAGCCGGTTGCCGTACTGTCGGACGTACCTCGTGACGAGACTCGATCCCCTTCGGTGTCGAAATCCGTCATGGGCGTCCGTCCGACAGTATCAGTCGCCTGCCGCGACTGCACCGGTCGTGACCTGGTCGAGGACGGTGTGGCTGCGCAGCAGCAGGAAGCCGAAGCCGACCTTGGCGCTCAGGTCGAGCACCATGAAGATGGCCGTCTCCGGATAGATACCGACGAGCCCGAGGCCCTCGGTCCCGATGAGCCAGACGATCGGATACGCCGTCCAGAGCACCAGGGTCAGGTTCCGTAATGTCCCGAAGAGCTGGGCCACGTCTCCCGACTGTTCGGCCGCGGCGGCCGAGAGCTTCCCGACGAGGAAGTACAGGAGGACGAGGAAGAACCCACAGCTGATGCCCCACCAGGCGAGCCGGTAGGCCATCCCTTCGGTCGCCAGTGCGCCGCCCAGTCCGGTGACGATCATCGCCGCGTCGAGGCCGACGAGCGTGAAGATCGTGTTCCGGCTCGCGCCAGCGAGCAGCGCGAGGTCGAGCAACAGCAACGGTGTGGTGAACAGCCAGTCAGCGTACCGTGCCCAGTAGATGGGTTCCTCGTGATTGGGGATATTGATGACCCCGAACCCGGATGCCATCGAGAAGTACGACGTCGCGGCGATGGCCGCGATGAATATCGTCACGATGTAGTAGGTCTGTTTCTGTTCGTCCTGTTCGTTCCATCCCATCGCGACGAACGCGAGGGTGCCAAGAGTCATACCGGCTGTGCCGAGCCACAGCCAGAGCGACTCGCTTTCTGGTACTGCCATGACGCATGATACGTTCAGGATTGTTCATCAATGACCGCGGTGCCGAACTAGTTGGGCACCCCAGCCAGACCCATTATATAAAGGTATCCTGTTACGGTCTGTCAAAGAACTCGCCGACCAGTTTGCGCTCCGCGGCGCGCAGGTGCTGGTGGTAGGTCGACCGCGCGATACCCATCGAGTCCGCGAGGTCGTCGCCGCTGGTCGGGCGGGGCCACTCGAAGAAGTCGCCGAAGTACGCGCGCTGGAGCGCCGTCAGCTGTCGCTCGGTGAGCTGGTCCTCCAGCGCCGCGATGAACTCCTGTTTGGTCGTCGCGGGGCGCTCGCGCTCGCGGTAGGAGGTGAGGTCGATGCCGTCGAACTCCGCCTCGACGTTCTCGACGACGGTCCGGGCGTTGGCGTCCCG
This window of the Haloarchaeobius amylolyticus genome carries:
- a CDS encoding bacteriorhodopsin, which codes for MAVPESESLWLWLGTAGMTLGTLAFVAMGWNEQDEQKQTYYIVTIFIAAIAATSYFSMASGFGVINIPNHEEPIYWARYADWLFTTPLLLLDLALLAGASRNTIFTLVGLDAAMIVTGLGGALATEGMAYRLAWWGISCGFFLVLLYFLVGKLSAAAAEQSGDVAQLFGTLRNLTLVLWTAYPIVWLIGTEGLGLVGIYPETAIFMVLDLSAKVGFGFLLLRSHTVLDQVTTGAVAAGD
- a CDS encoding Brp/Blh family beta-carotene 15,15'-dioxygenase; protein product: MAVAVPQPVRRTVDRLLRPEWLLLGLAAVPFALGLSVPPWAEYLPLLVSVLVLGLPHGAVDHLVLARLGTGISVRRSVVAVSALYAVLGGLYLLAWFVAPVAAFTFFILLTWAHWGQGDLYCLHVLSEGAYPTTPLHRLLTVAVRGALPMLVPLVAFPDAYQRVVAITVELFGTDASSVAWAFSADARLGVAVGFAAIVVASLVLGARSPDTTTWKRDGVEIALLTGFFALVPPILAIGLYFCLWHSLRHVVRVVGLDETAVASLARDDLVGAFRRFARDALPTTAAAIAIMAGIAIAVPRTPAGLDGALAVYLVLLAVLTLPHVVVVSVLDRQQGVW
- the mdh gene encoding malate dehydrogenase, with translation MAKVSVVGAAGTVGAAAGYNLALRDVVDELVFVDIPDKEDETVGQAADANHGIAYDSNTTVRQGTYADTAGSDVVVITAGIPRQPGQTRIDLAGDNAPIMEDIGSSLAEHNDDFITVTTSNPVDLLNRHLYEAGDRDRNKVIGFGGRLDSARFRYVLSERFDTQVQNVEATILGEHGDAQVPVFSKVRVDGRDPEFSDDEKEEILGDLKESAMNVIERKGATEWGPATGVAHMVEAILRDTGEVLPASVKLQGEFGHDDVGLGVPVKLGSDGVEEIVEWDLSQLERDQLGEAAEKLSDQYEKIS
- a CDS encoding lycopene cyclase domain-containing protein; translated protein: MTTTLTYAAFLLLFVVAPIFGLSVASWRRGLPLPREGLVPTVLMVVVALAYTTPWDNYLIGQGVWWYGQGAVVLTIGLAPLEEYLFMAFQPVLAALWFYTLRWPPVHPEEPLPRRARLVGTVGWLVLAALGAAALTVPSTYYLGAILAWAAPVLALQWAVGGHYLWAARRDLAPVVAFPVAYLWAVDWYAIRLGIWTISPDHTTGLGLFGLPVEEMLFFLVTTLLVVQGIVLYHWVVDRWL
- a CDS encoding Sjogren's syndrome/scleroderma autoantigen 1 family protein; this translates as MSEFDKEAEREKLREKFAKDEEDRKSTQRMSELLLQGATMTNQHCDTCGDPIFRYQGQEFCPSCQNAAQEAQRQQAQQQQAQQQAQQQQAADQQAQRAGQAQDAQQANVSEADGETVADPATADQSSAQQPVATGATPGRQAGSVGAGAGATGAEPRQVDRSAAGASLAGEFGEAEASIAETIRYFSDAAANTDDPARARECLAAVKEAAEALSTLRR